In Cryptomeria japonica chromosome 10, Sugi_1.0, whole genome shotgun sequence, a genomic segment contains:
- the LOC131076839 gene encoding uncharacterized protein LOC131076839, whose amino-acid sequence MGNVSSMLTSHEIEEVQQHCNYKFSHQQIVSFYQQFCALDRNRKGFITEDELVSSVPEFGVNPICQTLMGRMLNGLNFKDFVLVLSILRSGSSLFAEEQSQQVMEKAGYYSENSVWKIEDFVRINGTSGVKMDVGIAGN is encoded by the coding sequence ATGGGAAATGTATCATCCATGCTTACAAGCCATGAAATAGAGGAGGTCCAGCAGCACTGCAATTACAAGTTCTCACACCAGCAGATTGTTTCGTTTTATCAGCAATTCTGTGCACTTGACAGAAATAGGAAGGGCTTCATAACAGAAGATGAACTGGTATCTTCTGTGCCAGAGTTTGGGGTGAATCCCATCTGTCAGACATTAATGGGGAGAATGTTAAATGGCTTGAACTTCAAAGATTTTGTTTTGGTTTTGTCAATCCTGAGATCTGGGTCTTCTTTGTTTGCTGAAGAGCAGTCTCAGCAAGTTATGGAGAAGGCAGGATATTATTCAGAGAACAGTGTTTGGAAAATTGAAGATTTTGTCAGAATCAATGGCACTTCTGGGGTGAAGATGGATGTTGGAATTGCAGGAAATTGA